CTGATAGGTGGGCGATATTACAATTTGGTACAaaaagtttgggaaacactgcaatatacaatgtcattctaaatattacACATGTCTCTGACATGTTTCTTCTTCACAAAAGCTAGAATTTGTCATTTTTATGGAGAAACACCTATCTCCTTATTTAGGCAAACGATAAGAAGTACGTTTGAATGACTATCTTTCTGTTAGCCTTTCAACGGCCGGAGAAAGTTCAAAAGGTCAACTTATTCTCATTAATCTGTAAGTgctgagagaagaaaacaaaagactttcaaaatatattttaaaatgctgatttttgtgcgaccaaaaattcttcaagctggtgtcccagcatggccgcaatccaatgactgaaacaagtaaaaagatttttagaaaataaaaaaaaactgagaggtttataaaacaatttcaagagatttagctgttatttctagcatgtggagataccttctaggcttaacttcatgcgctggttgaaaatcattttaaaaattctggGGTCGTTatattcggctaaaaattcttcaaagtggtgctccagcatggccgcagtctaataactgcaacaagtaaaactaaaaaaattctAGCGTCGATACATTCGAGCAAAAAttcaaggtgatgtcccagcatggccgcagtctaataactgtaacacataaaaatgaaaaaaaaaattctggggtcgatacgttcaactaaaaattcttcaaggtggtgtcccagcaaggccgcagtctgatgccatgactggccggagcgagctatatgtctgtctgtctgtctctctctctctctctctctctctatctatctatctatctattactcgaaagttcgcgcgtccgcgctagctagtcgtgagtagaaaacacaaatttaatataaaaacatatttcctgaaattgcaaattatttaaaatataaaaatataattttcaacagagagaatttatcaaaatagaaaacaaatgaagtttgaagtttaaaaataataggatcgaccactcacgactagctagcgcggacgcgcgaactttcgagtaatagatagatagatagatagagagagagacaaacagacagacagacatatagctcgctccggccagtcatggtattagctgtcagtagccaaagaatcgacaggccagcaacaggcatgcagacacttcactagcagtgagcactttcacttctgacagctaatagcatgatagtgccataAATTCATTTAAGATATCcattttctaaaagttatgagggaacaaAGTTAATTGGAGGGAGCTACAATTGTGTAGATATGCTTCcttgataataaaattaaatcgATAGAACTTATGTcgtacagcaaaaaaaaaataataataataacttgtgtAAATGTTGAATGATTCTTTGATATATTCcgtattcttttttaaaaaatgaacgaatgaatgaatgaatgaacgcaAGACAATCTACGAAAACAAGGCTACTAATTTGCTGGATTAGTTATGTCTATTTCTGTTTTCCGTATTATTGTTTTTGCCCTACACTTGCAGTAAACAGTTAATAAAGACATGTGAGACAGTAAGTAAACCtgttattaatttcttattttaaatatgaTACCATAGTTTCTAGTGAAAACATAACTGTTCTGGTTAGTTTTATGTAAACAGTTTGATGGAGATTGGTCACTAAACAATAAAGCTAATTTCAAAGAGCATCTCCGACAAGTTGGAACATATATTATTAGAtcgaaaattaattaaaatgttggtgaatgaaaagaaaatggaaattttgtgcATGTAGGGTGTCATTATCTGAATGTATTGAATGTAACTATCATAGCCAGCAGTATCTTAAAGAAATtataatgccatatatatatataaacaatccgTGAACTaaaaacaatatagaaacataaagTAGAATGCAAACAAACATAAACGTCGCtagattttcaaaacaaaaatactccaaatattacataatatctAGGCGGACGTAAAGAATATGGACCGCACACCCCtttcgttctttttttgtttttttttcttcctctttttacaGAATCCCCCATTTTCGAGTACGGAAATTctgattctgcaaaaaaaaaaacaaaaaaacagcattttaaaattttaatttcccccacccacaaattcttcagttttcacttttttcttaaaaattgaaactttacaaatgttttttctttctttcagaatcataatctccgtatttttctacgtatttcgcaaaaagaaaaaaattctgaaaaaagtgaaaattgaagaatttggggggaaattaaaatttttaaatgcggggttttttttttttttttgcagaatcagAAACTCCGTACTCGAAAATGGGAGATTCTGTAAAAAGAAAGNNNNNNNNNNNNNNNNNNNNNNNNNNNNNNNNNNNNNNNNNNNNNNNNNNNNNNNNNNNNNNNNNNNNNNNNNNNNNNNNNNNcaaaaaaaaaaacaaaaaaacagcattttaaaattttaatttcccccacccacaaattcttcagttttcacttttttcttaaaaattgaaactttacaaatgttttttctttctttcagaatcataatctccgtatttttctacgtatttcgcaaaaagaaaaaaattctgaaaaaagtgaaaattgaagaatttggggggaaattaaaatttttaaatgcggggttttttttttttttttgcagaatcagAAACTCCGTACTCGAAAATGGGAGAttctgtaaaaagaaagaaaaaaaaggacgaaAGGGAGTGCAGTCCACATTCTTTACGTCCGCCTACTGTCTCATTAGGTTTTTGGTGCTTCATAAAAGGACACTTattcgtttttgtgtgtgtactgaaCGCTCTCGAACTCGTTTTATTATGTAATTGTTTGAGGACAATATTTGTTTGTAGATGTTTTGATCGTCAGCTTCAGAATTAGccggttttctttttcttttcttttggtcgGGAACTGATTAGGGTTGCGAGATTTACACTTGCAGTACTTACttcagtatatatttacacacttcaaataaaataaaatacacccaAATAAGTtccatgatttaaaaaaaagtaatgatcCACTCcacctcacttttttttttagatttttaactcTTTGATCTTATtagtttttcattctctttttgtcatttcatttcttcttttctaaattaaaaaaaaatattcatgctacatggcagtgaaacatgggctgtaactgctgaggacatacgtaagctcgcaaggaatgaagccagtatgctccgttggatgtgtaatgtcaatgtgaatacccgtcagagtgtaagtatcttgagagaaaagctgaacattagaagcatcagttgtggcgtgcaagagagacgattgcgctggtatggacatgtggtgagaatggaggaggatagctgcgtgaaaaagtgccacaccctaacagttgagggaacccgtggaagaggtaggcccNNNNNNNNNNNNNNNNNNNNNNNNNNNNNNNNNNNNNNNNNNNNNNNNNNNNNNNNNNNNNNNNNNNNNNNNNNNNNNNNNNNNNNNNNNNNNNNNNNNNNNNNNNNNNNNNNNNNNNNNNNNNNNNNNNNNNNNNNNNNNNNNNNNNNNNNNNNNNNNNNNNNNNNNNNNNNNNNNNNNNNNNNNNNNNNNNNNNNNNNNNggcacataaaagacaccatttcgagcgtggccgttttcgtgcgggtgacacgtaaaagcacccactacactctctgagtggttggcgttaggaagggcatccagctgtagaaactctgccaaatcagactggagcctggtgttgccatccggtttcaccagtccttagtcaaatcgtccaacccatgctagcatggaaagcggacgttaaacgatgatgatgatgatgatgatgatgatgatgatgattctaggTCTCTTGATGTTCTACACAAATATCcaaaaattgtaattttctttttttttttttaatctggaaaatgaaagaatactACAAAGTAATATTAGTAAGGTCAAAATCAATTTCCCAAAGTTCCATTTACTATGCTTGTCTGCCTAAGCATAAACATTAACGTGGTGTGTCTACTTAATGTCAGACTTGTTTCACTTAATACAACTAGAATTAGTCAATACTTATAACACAGGTATACTGtctgcattaaagccctttttacTTTACACTTCTGCTGTTCCTTTACaaaacttttactaaaagaatgCTAACTTGACCTGATTAGTTTTTTACTAATCTTTTCATAAACACTGGACATCTCTTTGGATCACATAATTACATGCCTTGCTCAGCAAGAATTATTATCAACATTTtgtaatgttaaaataaaaagcCTTATTACTATTCTTTCTGCTACTTGGTGTGGTCAATTCAGCAGAATAAAATCTGTTTCTGTTGATTTGTAatacttcattttaattttattaacattatggatatattttatacattagtTTAATCAGAGAAGGAAGGGCAATGCCTAAGACTCTTTTTAGGGCCTCCATTATCAGTAGGAGGCAGAAACGAAGTTATCCTCAACAGATGAGCAGAAATTTCTCTTTCCACCCAAGATAATGTATTAACATATTCCATTATTCTTTTCACCTTTTgctatcaatatattatttatgttgacAATGAGTGAACCTCTACCTTGTGGCTCAATCTGCTGGAAAAACAACTCAcctttaaattacattttaccatcttaaataaaaagATACAGTTAATATAAGACTACATTTACTGTCCTACATACCCCTAAAAAACAGGATGGTTATGGTTGGTATGCTTTGCATTATTGGTCAGCTTCATTGTAGTCATCAAAGGACTAAATAACAACCACTTTTCCATGactttctccccatctctcttcaTTCGTGGAATACTCATGTCACTGTGTATTTCCTCTAGATCCATCTTGTgtacttcattttgttttaacattCGAAATTTGCATCAAGTCTCTTCTTGATaatctttctgtttatatttaataCACCATTATATCTtcttacatttttgtttcatttcaggtGTTTGGTCATGTTAAGACAACGATTTCTTACTCAGGATTCCTCAACAAATTTACGAAGAACATTGCAAACTGAAAAATTAACATTATCAAGAATACATgtgacattttaaagaaattttgaatATAGCTTACAGATATATTTCCATGGTGTTTTTGTTGAAAAGTTGTATTATATTTGGGAAATTTAAACGCTAATGTTTACTGATTGATACATAACATCTTACATGCCTGTTACATGTCAAGAACTGAAGCTAGTAGCATTATTTATAGTTTCTAATTTCtaattacaaaacaaacttcCAGTGTTTCTTTGTGAATGAGTATATCTACAAATGTTTTTAAATCAGGTATTGTAATCATGATTACACTCAAGAGCAAGTTTTGATTATATAAACTTGTTAAGCACATTTACTTCACAGATATGTCTCATAGACAGCCACATGAAcactacaaaattttaaaattataattgatgACAGTATGGAAGAGAACTCATCTAAAAGTCAGGATTATGGTGAAATACAatccaataataatgatttatctCATCATCCACAAGTAGGCATAGAGAAGAAATCATACACATGTGACATTTGTGGAAAAACGTTCTCTGAGAAACAGATTTTCACTTCTCATAAGTGTAagcacacaggtgagaaaccatatcttTGTGAAAGCTGTGGTAAAAGTTTCTCTTTCAGGTGTGAATTCACTTCGCACTTACGCAtgcatacaggtgaaaaaccataccactgtgatactTGTGGAAGAACATTCACACATAGGAGTACATTAACTAACCATAAACGTATTCATCCtgatgagaaaccataccactgtgatatttgtggtaaagcattctctgAAAATGAAACACTAATTCATCACTTACATATTCACACTGGGGAGAAACCTTACCAATGTAAAATCTGTAGCAAAGCATTCTCACacaaatgtaaattaatataccATATGCGTATTCACACTggtgagaaaccatttcactgtgatacctgtggtaaaacTTTCTCTCAAAAGggtaaattaattaatcataaacgtattcacactggtttgaaaccataccattgtgatatttgtggtaaagcgTTTGCTGAAAGGGGAACACTAACTGGTCATATTCGTATTCATACTGGTGAAAAACCAttccattgtgatatttgtggtaaatcttttacACACAAAGTACATTTAACTCATCACAGAAGCAGCCATTCTGGAGAGAAGCCATtccactgtgatacctgtggtaaaggATTCTCAGTCAAGAGTACATTTATttctcataaacgtattcatacaggtgagaaaccataccattgtgatatctgtggaagaGCATTTACTAATACTGGAGCACGATCTCtgcataaacatattcacactggtgagaaaccataccaatGTGATATCTGTAGCAAAGCATTCTCACACAAATGTAAATTAACTtatcataaacgtattcacacaggtgagaaaccatttcgctgtgatacctgtggtaaaacattctcacAAAAGGGTAAATTAACTAATCATAaccgtattcacacaggagagaaaccatatcattgtgatatttgtggtaaaacatttgctGAAAGTGGTACACTAACCGgtcatatacgtattcatactggtgagaaaccatatcactgtgatatctgtggtaaatcatttacacGCAATGTATATTTACTTCATCACAAAAACAGTCATTCTGTTCTTAAGCCATATCCTTGTGATAGCTGCGGTAAAGATTTCTCGCACAAGAGTACATTAATTGCTCATAAACGTACTCACCCAGGTCTAAATCCattccactgtgatatctgtggtaaaacattctctcataAATATAAGTTAACTTATCATAAATGTATTCACCCTAGTATAAAACCAAACGATCCAAGTACCACCAGCAGTAAgaaaccatatcgttgtgatgtctgtggtCAGGCATTCAAACAGAGTACTGTATTAACTTCTCATGTACGTACGCAtactggtgagaaaccatatcaatgtgatatctgtaataaaGCATTCACACAGAGTGGTGCATTAACtgcacataaacgtattcatactggtgaAAAACCGTAcccttgtgatatctgtggtaaaacattttctctcAAGAGTAATTTAACTGTCCACCAACATATTCACTCAGATTAGAAACCATATCTTTATAATATCTATGATGagatgaaggcagcaagctggcagaaatgttagtacacaaggtgaaatgtttagcagtatttcatctgtctttacattctgagttcaaattccacctaggtcgattttgctgttcatccttttggcggtcgataaattaagtactagttgtgtactggggtcaatgcttagagtagaaaagaatatatatgatgaGATATTTTCTTGCACAACTTTACTCACATTTGTGAAAGAACATATCATTGTGGTATCTGGTCGTAAAGCACTTTGTACAGAGGAACATTAAATCATCATAAACATATTCACAGATTTGAAAAAACTAAAACACAACGACTTTTCTAGTAAGACACTCTTCCAAATGAGTATGGAGAAACTTAATCACTCACCCAGAGGTATGACTATACTCTGTTAACCCTTATAAATTGATTcttattatccattgtaatatggtAACTAGCTCTCATTATCTCACTCAATGCTGAAGGAACTGCAGAATCCTCCACTTAATAAacttgtacatgtttgtataaccTTTAACTGTAAATTATAAAGaagtttgttgtttgtatttgtatttctcacaaatatataaactccAAATAGTTATCACTtcttttgctgctattgtttGCTGACAAGTCATCTAGAATAATTTCGTTACATTGTAGAgacacagacatagctgtgtggttaagaagcttgcttcccaacaatgtgatctcaggttcagtcacactgcacagcactttgggcaagtgtctgctactttagccttctgagtggatttggtagaaagaaactaaaaaaagtcTGTAataatgtgtgcttgtatgcgtgtttatatatatataaattaaaacagtagggtaaaaaattggatattaattaatatcaatttaataccagggaacaaagacattaaaagaatcaaggagattcagaaaaaatatctgagatctcaaaggattattgtatatgtatatataaaggagaccactaggtagACTGTTaatgtgatcttctagcacattaacagtccacctagtggtctcctttatatatatatatatatatatatcctgggcTTTTCAAAAATCCTGTTACACTTGTTACAATGCTCTCAACAAAGGACACAACGATAGTTTTGATGCAGTTAgacacatttttattgttttagcatatagatatgtgtttagATTTAAATATTAATCAATGTGGCTACCCTCAGTAGTGAGCATGCACTCCAGACGAGACCTTAAGGCCATGCACATGTTGCCATGTTGCAGATGAAGTCCTTCCTAATGTTGGCCCACATGTGGTTGACAGAGGACTTCAGCTCATCGACATTGCTGTGGCAGACCTTGTCCTCGACATGGACTCCCATGCTATAGTCGAGAAGGTTGAGTTTGGGTGACTGTGGCAGCCAAAAGTCCTTCAACCAGAAATTCATGTTCAACCCTAACCACTCTTGTTCAGCTGTGGCCATGTGGGCCAGAGCACCATCCTGCTGAAAGAAACAGTCTGCCTTACTCATGATCTTT
The genomic region above belongs to Octopus bimaculoides isolate UCB-OBI-ISO-001 chromosome 2, ASM119413v2, whole genome shotgun sequence and contains:
- the LOC106873212 gene encoding zinc finger protein OZF, encoding MEENSSKSQDYGEIQSNNNDLSHHPQVGIEKKSYTCDICGKTFSEKQIFTSHKCKHTGEKPYLCESCGKSFSFRCEFTSHLRMHTGEKPYHCDTCGRTFTHRSTLTNHKRIHPDEKPYHCDICGKAFSENETLIHHLHIHTGEKPYQCKICSKAFSHKCKLIYHMRIHTGEKPFHCDTCGKTFSQKGKLINHKRIHTGLKPYHCDICGKAFAERGTLTGHIRIHTGEKPFHCDICGKSFTHKVHLTHHRSSHSGEKPFHCDTCGKGFSVKSTFISHKRIHTGEKPYHCDICGRAFTNTGARSLHKHIHTGEKPYQCDICSKAFSHKCKLTYHKRIHTGEKPFRCDTCGKTFSQKGKLTNHNRIHTGEKPYHCDICGKTFAESGTLTGHIRIHTGEKPYHCDICGKSFTRNVYLLHHKNSHSVLKPYPCDSCGKDFSHKSTLIAHKRTHPGLNPFHCDICGKTFSHKYKLTYHKCIHPSIKPNDPSTTSSKKPYRCDVCGQAFKQSTVLTSHVRTHTGEKPYQCDICNKAFTQSGALTAHKRIHTGEKPYPCDICGKTFSLKSNLTVHQHIHSD